A single genomic interval of Amblyraja radiata isolate CabotCenter1 chromosome 3, sAmbRad1.1.pri, whole genome shotgun sequence harbors:
- the klf9 gene encoding Krueppel-like factor 9 isoform X1, producing MSAIAYIDYLAAECLVSISSRPVVHQSARQGLAGEERREVREGCGSLLGMARILADLSKCNPLSPVGSSHESCAREAHFTPAIPFCGATDQVKGFSSQRHECPYSGCAKVYGKASHLKAHLRTHTGERPFPCTWSGCCKKFSRSDELTRHYRTHTGEKKFKCPLCEKCFMRSDHLTKHARRHPDFQSSMLQRARRGTVSSLATVLQPASLCFQLI from the exons ATGTCTGCAATTGCATACATCGATTACCTTGCCGCTGAGTGCCTGGTTTCTATTTCCAGCCGCCCTGTGGTGCACCAGTCTGCTAGGCAGGGCTTGgccggagaggagaggagagaagtccGGGAGGGCTGTGGTTCCCTACTGGGCATGGCCAGGATCCTGGCGGACCTGAGCAAGTGCAATCCGCTGTCACCGGTGGGATCCAGCCACGAATCCTGCGCCCGGGAAGCGCATTTTACGCCCGCAATTCCGTTCTGTGGCGCAACGGACCAAGTGAAAGGTTTCTCCAGCCAACGGCACGAATGTCCGTACAGTGGATGCGCCAAAGTCTATGGAAAAGCTTCCCACTTAAAGGCGCACTTGAGAACGCACACAG GAGAGAGGCCCTTTCCTTGTACGTGGTCCGGTTGCTGTAAAAAGTTTTCCCGTTCCGATGAGCTAACACGGCACTACAGAACCCACACCGGCGAGAAGAAGTTCAAGTGCCCCTTGTGCGAGAAATGTTTCATGAGGAGCGACCACTTGACCAAACACGCCAGGCGGCACCCTGACTTCCAGTCCAGCATGCTACAGAGAGCACGGAGGGGCACCGTCTCCTCCCTGGCTACAGTCCTCCAACCAGCAAG TTTGTGTTTCCAGCTGATTTGA
- the klf9 gene encoding Krueppel-like factor 9 isoform X2 has product MSAIAYIDYLAAECLVSISSRPVVHQSARQGLAGEERREVREGCGSLLGMARILADLSKCNPLSPVGSSHESCAREAHFTPAIPFCGATDQVKGFSSQRHECPYSGCAKVYGKASHLKAHLRTHTGERPFPCTWSGCCKKFSRSDELTRHYRTHTGEKKFKCPLCEKCFMRSDHLTKHARRHPDFQSSMLQRARRGTVSSLATVLQPARCCSTR; this is encoded by the exons ATGTCTGCAATTGCATACATCGATTACCTTGCCGCTGAGTGCCTGGTTTCTATTTCCAGCCGCCCTGTGGTGCACCAGTCTGCTAGGCAGGGCTTGgccggagaggagaggagagaagtccGGGAGGGCTGTGGTTCCCTACTGGGCATGGCCAGGATCCTGGCGGACCTGAGCAAGTGCAATCCGCTGTCACCGGTGGGATCCAGCCACGAATCCTGCGCCCGGGAAGCGCATTTTACGCCCGCAATTCCGTTCTGTGGCGCAACGGACCAAGTGAAAGGTTTCTCCAGCCAACGGCACGAATGTCCGTACAGTGGATGCGCCAAAGTCTATGGAAAAGCTTCCCACTTAAAGGCGCACTTGAGAACGCACACAG GAGAGAGGCCCTTTCCTTGTACGTGGTCCGGTTGCTGTAAAAAGTTTTCCCGTTCCGATGAGCTAACACGGCACTACAGAACCCACACCGGCGAGAAGAAGTTCAAGTGCCCCTTGTGCGAGAAATGTTTCATGAGGAGCGACCACTTGACCAAACACGCCAGGCGGCACCCTGACTTCCAGTCCAGCATGCTACAGAGAGCACGGAGGGGCACCGTCTCCTCCCTGGCTACAGTCCTCCAACCAGCAAG atgctgctcgacacgctga